A genomic window from Aquabacterium sp. OR-4 includes:
- the nthA gene encoding nitrile hydratase subunit alpha, with amino-acid sequence MSRRVRALESVLSAKGYIDPAALDVLIDTYQTRIGPRNGARVVARAWVDSSYRDWLLRDATAAIGALGYSGRQGEHMLAVANGPGQHHLVVCTLCSCYPWPVLGLPPTWYKSAPYRARVVKDPHGVLADFGVTLPAGTAVRVWDSTAELRYLVIPERPAGTDGWSEERLATLVSRDSMIGTGLALAPTDPTAAPTPAAAPAPAPAR; translated from the coding sequence ATGAGCCGCCGCGTGCGGGCACTCGAGTCGGTGCTCAGCGCCAAGGGCTACATCGACCCCGCCGCGCTCGATGTGCTGATCGACACCTACCAGACCCGCATCGGCCCGCGCAATGGCGCACGCGTGGTGGCCCGCGCCTGGGTCGACAGCAGCTACCGCGACTGGCTGCTGCGCGACGCCACCGCCGCCATCGGCGCGCTGGGCTACAGCGGCCGCCAGGGCGAGCACATGCTGGCGGTGGCCAATGGCCCGGGCCAGCACCACCTGGTGGTATGCACGCTGTGCAGCTGCTACCCCTGGCCGGTGCTGGGCCTGCCACCCACCTGGTACAAGAGCGCGCCCTACCGCGCCCGGGTGGTGAAAGACCCGCACGGCGTGCTGGCCGACTTTGGCGTCACGCTGCCCGCGGGCACCGCGGTGCGGGTGTGGGATTCGACCGCCGAGCTGCGCTACCTGGTGATTCCTGAACGGCCGGCCGGCACCGACGGCTGGAGCGAAGAACGGCTGGCCACCCTGGTGAGCCGCGACTCGATGATCGGCACCGGCCTGGCGCTCGCCCCCACCGACCCCACCGCGGCCCCCACACCCGCAGCGGCCCCCGCCCCGGCCCCCGCCAGATGA
- the nthB gene encoding nitrile hydratase subunit beta, giving the protein MSQPGLPYTSHADLGGTPERRPVQPEPEGELWHGEWEPRALALTLAMGATGQWNIDQSRSARETLPDYARLSYYQIWLAALARLLTERGLATADELASGTLQQPPRPVARVLAAADVAAALAKGSPTARPAAAGTPPPRFAVGAPVCTVATAPAHHSRVPAYARGRRGVVHSVHGLHVFAPSHAQGLGEQAQWLYTVVFDGRTLWGDEAQPGTQVSIDAWESTLEPA; this is encoded by the coding sequence ATGAGCCAGCCCGGCCTGCCCTACACCAGCCATGCCGACCTGGGCGGCACGCCCGAGCGGCGCCCGGTGCAGCCCGAGCCCGAGGGCGAGCTCTGGCATGGCGAGTGGGAGCCGCGTGCGCTGGCCCTCACGCTGGCCATGGGGGCCACCGGGCAATGGAACATCGACCAGAGCCGCAGCGCCCGCGAAACCCTGCCCGACTACGCCAGGCTGAGCTACTACCAGATCTGGCTGGCCGCGCTGGCGCGGCTGCTGACTGAGCGCGGCCTGGCCACCGCCGACGAGCTGGCCAGCGGCACGCTGCAGCAGCCGCCGCGCCCGGTGGCCCGCGTGCTGGCGGCCGCCGATGTGGCCGCCGCGCTGGCCAAGGGCTCGCCCACCGCGCGCCCGGCCGCGGCCGGCACGCCGCCGCCGCGTTTTGCCGTGGGCGCACCGGTGTGCACCGTGGCCACAGCGCCGGCCCATCACAGCCGGGTGCCCGCTTATGCCCGCGGGCGGCGCGGCGTGGTTCACAGCGTGCACGGCCTGCATGTGTTTGCGCCCAGCCATGCCCAGGGCCTGGGCGAACAGGCGCAGTGGCTCTACACCGTGGTCTTCGACGGCCGCACGCTGTGGGGCGACGAGGCGCAGCCCGGCACCCAGGTGTCGATCGACGCCTGGGAATCCACGCTGGAGCCGGCATGA
- a CDS encoding nitrile hydratase accessory protein, whose product MTLPAQPEGQGHGAAAEASARPPVDLGLCPGLPLGGGRADAAAAEPVFAEPWQAQAFAMTLQLHRQGLFSWPEWAAALAAEIRRAQAAGDADLGHTYYHHWLAALEGLVSAKGATDAATLARHAQAWGHAAERTPHGQPITLQPGDFQRG is encoded by the coding sequence ATGACGCTGCCTGCCCAGCCCGAGGGCCAGGGCCACGGCGCTGCGGCCGAGGCCAGCGCCAGGCCGCCGGTCGACCTGGGGCTGTGCCCCGGCCTGCCGCTGGGCGGCGGCCGGGCCGATGCCGCCGCGGCCGAGCCGGTGTTTGCCGAACCCTGGCAGGCCCAGGCCTTTGCCATGACCCTGCAGCTGCACCGCCAGGGCCTGTTCAGCTGGCCCGAGTGGGCCGCGGCACTGGCCGCCGAGATCCGCCGCGCCCAGGCCGCCGGCGATGCCGACCTGGGCCACACCTACTACCACCACTGGCTGGCCGCGCTGGAGGGCCTGGTGAGTGCCAAGGGCGCCACCGATGCCGCCACGCTGGCCCGCCACGCCCAGGCCTGGGGCCATGCCGCCGAGCGCACGCCGCACGGCCAGCCGATCACGCTGCAGCCGGGCGACTTTCAGCGCGGCTGA
- a CDS encoding DoxX family protein gives MAVDTPRPPPRRVACSDALRRLQAAVQAAALQLQPLAQLAARWHVAQVFFLSGLTKLRDWETTLALFQHEYHVPLLSPALAAVLGTAGELVLPVLLLLGLGGRIAALGLLVVNAVAVLSLPELPEPALNLHIFWGSLLLGLLLWGPGRWSLDAWWWWRWIGDQPR, from the coding sequence ATGGCCGTTGACACCCCCCGCCCGCCGCCACGCCGCGTGGCTTGTTCAGACGCGCTGCGCCGCCTGCAGGCGGCAGTGCAGGCCGCCGCGCTGCAACTGCAGCCGCTGGCGCAGCTGGCCGCGCGCTGGCATGTGGCGCAGGTGTTCTTTCTGTCGGGGCTGACCAAGCTGCGTGACTGGGAGACCACGCTGGCGCTGTTTCAGCACGAGTACCACGTGCCGCTGCTGTCGCCGGCGCTGGCGGCCGTGCTGGGCACCGCCGGCGAGCTGGTGCTGCCGGTGCTGCTGCTGCTGGGCCTGGGCGGGCGCATCGCCGCGCTGGGCCTGCTGGTGGTCAATGCCGTGGCGGTGCTGAGCCTGCCCGAGCTGCCCGAGCCGGCCCTGAACCTGCACATCTTCTGGGGCAGCCTGCTGCTGGGCCTGCTGCTGTGGGGGCCGGGGCGCTGGTCACTCGACGCCTGGTGGTGGTGGCGCTGGATCGGCGATCAGCCGCGCTGA
- a CDS encoding HvfC/BufC family peptide modification chaperone — translation MNPMALTPAASADAANGHAAEARRQQQLLQVLWRRRAAEPLIQACQGTPAQVARGLQAYAANAAASAERVLGGICPVLARAVGPEAMAVLARQAWRRAPPQRGDLDDWQAPGELLPALLDAAPPLAGRPWLADLARLEWAVHQAERAADGGDGPPAGLARLAAPDAPALCLRLRPGSALLRLAWPVAGLWLAAQQQPAAGRAAPACTARRPEAVLLMRQGWRATVQVLDPADAAFTAAVLAGQPLAAALDAAVAAQAGPTPPEARPDLPVDTLPPDTPAWSFEAWLLRALREGWISAVQDPAPAPHSSPAAGAEHGR, via the coding sequence ATGAACCCCATGGCCCTGACACCGGCCGCCAGCGCTGACGCGGCCAACGGCCACGCCGCCGAGGCGCGGCGCCAGCAGCAGCTGCTGCAGGTGCTGTGGCGCCGGCGGGCGGCCGAGCCCCTGATCCAGGCCTGCCAGGGCACGCCGGCCCAGGTGGCGCGCGGCCTGCAGGCCTATGCCGCCAACGCCGCGGCCTCGGCCGAGCGGGTGCTGGGCGGCATCTGCCCGGTGCTGGCCCGGGCCGTGGGGCCCGAGGCCATGGCGGTGCTGGCGCGCCAGGCCTGGCGCCGGGCGCCGCCGCAGCGCGGCGATCTGGACGACTGGCAGGCGCCGGGCGAGCTGCTGCCGGCGCTGCTGGACGCCGCACCACCGCTGGCCGGGCGGCCCTGGCTGGCCGATCTGGCCCGGCTGGAATGGGCCGTGCACCAGGCCGAACGCGCGGCCGATGGCGGCGACGGCCCGCCCGCCGGCCTGGCGCGTCTGGCAGCGCCCGATGCGCCGGCGCTGTGCCTGCGGCTGCGGCCCGGCAGCGCCTTGCTGCGCCTGGCCTGGCCGGTGGCCGGGCTGTGGCTGGCCGCGCAGCAGCAGCCGGCCGCGGGCCGCGCCGCGCCGGCCTGCACAGCGCGCCGGCCCGAGGCCGTGCTGCTGATGCGCCAGGGCTGGCGTGCCACCGTGCAGGTGCTGGACCCCGCCGACGCCGCCTTCACCGCGGCCGTGCTGGCCGGCCAGCCGCTGGCGGCCGCACTGGATGCGGCGGTGGCGGCCCAGGCCGGCCCCACGCCGCCCGAAGCGCGGCCCGACTTGCCCGTCGACACGCTGCCACCCGACACGCCCGCCTGGTCGTTCGAAGCCTGGCTGCTGCGCGCGCTGCGCGAGGGCTGGATCAGCGCCGTGCAGGACCCGGCCCCCGCCCCCCATTCCAGCCCAGCCGCAGGAGCCGAGCATGGCCGTTGA
- a CDS encoding DUF692 domain-containing protein: MNIGIGWRQPHYRALLQQRPALQFIEVHSENFFADGGAALAVLAEGRAAYPVSLHGVGLGLGSAAGLDDWHLDRLAALVQRIEPLRVSDHASFARAPLAEGAAPVHGSDLLPIAFTPAALDILVANVQRVQERLRRPILVENISAYLGWAQPPGSAPALPEAEFFNALVRRSGCQLLLDVNNLVVNALNAGTEPLATASAFIDALAPGSVGEIHLAGYACTPDLVIDDHGSRVHAPVWAAYAHALRRLGTVPTLIEWDTDLPALEVLLDEATQAARWQRDLAPADRQASAQPAASAA, encoded by the coding sequence GTGAACATCGGCATCGGCTGGCGCCAGCCGCACTACCGCGCGCTGCTGCAGCAGCGCCCGGCGCTGCAGTTCATCGAGGTGCACTCGGAGAACTTCTTTGCCGACGGTGGTGCGGCGCTGGCGGTGCTGGCCGAGGGCCGTGCGGCCTACCCGGTCAGCCTGCACGGCGTGGGCCTGGGCCTGGGCTCGGCCGCCGGGCTGGACGACTGGCACCTCGACCGCCTGGCGGCGCTGGTGCAGCGCATCGAGCCGCTGCGGGTGAGCGACCATGCCAGCTTCGCCCGCGCGCCGCTGGCCGAGGGCGCGGCACCGGTGCATGGCAGCGATCTGCTGCCGATCGCCTTCACGCCGGCGGCGCTCGACATCCTGGTGGCCAATGTGCAGCGTGTGCAGGAGCGGCTGCGCCGGCCGATCCTGGTGGAGAACATCTCGGCCTACCTCGGCTGGGCGCAGCCGCCCGGCAGCGCGCCGGCCCTGCCCGAGGCCGAGTTCTTCAATGCGCTGGTGCGGCGCAGCGGCTGCCAGCTGCTGCTGGATGTGAACAACCTGGTGGTCAATGCCCTGAACGCCGGCACCGAGCCGCTGGCCACGGCCAGCGCCTTCATCGACGCACTGGCGCCCGGCAGCGTGGGCGAGATCCACCTGGCCGGCTATGCGTGCACGCCCGATCTGGTCATCGACGACCACGGCAGCCGCGTGCACGCCCCGGTGTGGGCGGCCTATGCCCATGCGCTGCGCCGCCTGGGCACCGTGCCCACGCTGATCGAGTGGGACACCGACCTGCCGGCGCTGGAGGTGCTGCTGGACGAAGCCACGCAGGCAGCACGTTGGCAGCGCGACCTTGCCCCGGCGGACAGGCAGGCCAGCGCCCAGCCGGCGGCCAGCGCGGCATGA
- a CDS encoding BufA1 family periplasmic bufferin-type metallophore: protein MNHHLVLSSALASALALGAAMPAAANDKEKCYGIAKAGKNDCANASGTHSCAGQAKTDNAPDEWKYVAKGTCAKEGGKTMAPKK, encoded by the coding sequence ATGAACCACCACCTCGTGCTTTCGTCCGCCCTGGCCTCCGCACTGGCGCTCGGCGCCGCCATGCCGGCGGCCGCCAACGACAAGGAAAAGTGCTACGGCATCGCCAAGGCCGGCAAGAACGACTGCGCCAATGCCAGCGGCACGCACAGCTGCGCCGGCCAGGCCAAGACCGACAACGCCCCCGACGAATGGAAGTACGTGGCCAAGGGCACCTGCGCCAAGGAAGGCGGCAAGACCATGGCGCCGAAGAAGTGA
- a CDS encoding sigma-70 family RNA polymerase sigma factor yields MRSTHNTSAAPDPQAESPAAFGQRVEALRPQLMRFARTQLRNEAWAEDAVSETLLAALEKPGAFAGQSQLKTWLVGVLKHKLIDQLRRHQREATVLDGDDAEDLDALLFDASGHWREPPRDWGDPAAALGQRQFFEVLEACCEHLPPAQARVFMMREWLDLETAEICKELAITSTNLWVLLHRARLRLQACLQQRWFNPPAALRPA; encoded by the coding sequence ATGCGCTCCACCCACAACACCTCCGCCGCACCCGACCCGCAAGCCGAGAGCCCTGCCGCCTTTGGCCAGCGTGTGGAGGCGCTGCGGCCACAGCTGATGCGCTTTGCGCGCACCCAGCTGCGCAACGAGGCCTGGGCCGAAGACGCGGTGTCCGAGACGCTGCTGGCAGCGCTGGAGAAACCCGGCGCCTTTGCCGGCCAGTCGCAGCTCAAGACCTGGCTGGTGGGCGTACTCAAGCACAAGCTGATCGACCAGCTGCGCCGCCACCAGCGCGAGGCCACGGTGCTGGACGGCGACGATGCCGAAGACCTGGACGCGCTGCTGTTCGATGCCAGCGGCCACTGGCGCGAGCCGCCGCGCGACTGGGGCGACCCGGCCGCGGCGCTGGGCCAGCGCCAGTTCTTCGAGGTGCTCGAGGCCTGCTGCGAACACCTGCCGCCGGCCCAGGCGCGGGTGTTCATGATGCGCGAGTGGCTCGACCTGGAAACCGCCGAGATCTGCAAGGAACTGGCGATCACCTCGACCAACCTGTGGGTGCTGCTGCACCGTGCCCGGCTGCGCCTGCAGGCCTGCCTGCAGCAGCGCTGGTTCAACCCACCCGCCGCCCTGCGCCCGGCCTGA
- a CDS encoding zf-HC2 domain-containing protein, whose protein sequence is MALLRSCRDVTALVLQGHDRPLRPLERLSMRLHWLVCPGCRNFRRQARVMGRAMDGWRHYRGHSDE, encoded by the coding sequence ATGGCCTTGTTGCGAAGCTGCCGAGATGTCACCGCCCTGGTGCTGCAGGGCCACGACCGCCCGCTGCGCCCGCTCGAGCGCCTGTCGATGCGCCTGCACTGGCTGGTGTGCCCGGGTTGCCGCAACTTTCGCCGCCAGGCCCGCGTGATGGGCCGGGCGATGGATGGCTGGCGCCACTACCGCGGCCACAGCGACGAATAG
- a CDS encoding DUF4399 domain-containing protein, protein MCLLCLVLMAWPQPAQALPLPQSELERSCWLKYTRDRTRPNAKGVTTVDFANLRHGDRVRSPFLVDFAVRGVGVAPAGKPMKNTGHHHILIDTPLPGNATDKIPFSDTHRHFGKGQTSAVFDLPPGPHTLRLLFADHEHKPYYVFSPEIRITVTGARTAEPVRIDPTRFATTCEAWYEDEVSRPRGPGEWLGLANLRDNEPVTSPFTLQFTVDGYGVCAVGQSIERTGHFVAQVLKGGRTVQTLDLANGATQSTLSLPEGQYLLRLRFIDTSTGRDLLPPHEHQLPVVAHERM, encoded by the coding sequence GTGTGTCTGCTGTGCCTGGTGTTGATGGCCTGGCCGCAGCCTGCCCAGGCGCTGCCACTGCCGCAAAGCGAGCTCGAGCGCAGCTGCTGGCTCAAGTACACCCGTGATCGCACGCGGCCCAATGCCAAGGGCGTGACCACGGTCGACTTTGCCAACCTGCGCCATGGCGACCGGGTGCGCTCGCCGTTTCTGGTGGACTTTGCGGTGCGCGGCGTCGGCGTGGCGCCGGCCGGCAAGCCGATGAAGAACACCGGCCACCACCACATCCTGATCGACACGCCGCTGCCGGGCAATGCCACCGACAAGATCCCGTTCAGCGACACGCACCGCCATTTCGGCAAGGGCCAGACCTCGGCCGTGTTCGACCTGCCGCCCGGCCCGCACACGCTGCGCCTGCTGTTTGCCGACCATGAACACAAGCCCTATTACGTGTTCAGCCCCGAGATCCGCATCACCGTCACCGGCGCGCGCACGGCCGAGCCGGTGCGCATCGACCCCACGCGGTTTGCCACCACCTGCGAGGCCTGGTACGAGGACGAGGTGAGCCGCCCGCGCGGCCCGGGCGAGTGGCTGGGCCTGGCCAATCTGCGCGACAACGAGCCGGTGACCAGCCCGTTCACGCTGCAGTTCACGGTGGATGGCTACGGCGTGTGCGCGGTGGGCCAAAGCATCGAACGCACCGGGCATTTCGTGGCCCAGGTGCTCAAGGGCGGCCGGACGGTGCAGACCCTGGATCTGGCCAACGGCGCCACGCAGAGCACGCTGAGCCTGCCCGAGGGCCAGTACCTGCTGCGCCTGCGCTTCATCGACACCAGCACCGGCCGCGATCTGCTGCCGCCGCACGAGCACCAGCTGCCGGTGGTGGCGCACGAGCGCATGTAG
- a CDS encoding pyroglutamyl-peptidase I codes for MTRPRPTLLLSGFEPFAGERINPSWEVARALAGQQIGGWRVVALQLPCVFGQSRAVLQQALRRWRPAGVIALGLAGNRGAISVERVALNLVDARMADNAGARPVDVPVLPGAPFGLATRLPAKAIVARLQAEGLRAELSLSAGSFVCNELMYGLLHGLRRRPKVPAGFIHLPPLPEQAARHPAGRAMPLAEQVQGIGLAIGLLAAGIDELHTPGGRLS; via the coding sequence ATGACGCGGCCGCGCCCAACCCTGCTGCTGAGCGGCTTCGAGCCCTTCGCCGGCGAGCGCATCAACCCCAGCTGGGAGGTGGCGCGCGCGCTGGCCGGCCAGCAGATCGGCGGCTGGCGCGTGGTGGCGCTGCAGCTGCCCTGCGTGTTCGGCCAGTCGCGCGCGGTGCTGCAGCAGGCCTTGCGCCGCTGGCGGCCAGCGGGCGTGATCGCGCTCGGCCTGGCCGGCAACCGCGGCGCGATCAGCGTCGAGCGGGTGGCGCTGAACCTGGTCGATGCGCGCATGGCCGACAACGCCGGAGCCCGGCCGGTGGATGTGCCGGTGCTGCCCGGTGCGCCATTCGGCCTGGCCACGCGGCTGCCGGCCAAGGCCATCGTCGCGCGGCTGCAGGCCGAGGGCCTGCGCGCCGAGCTGTCGCTGTCGGCCGGCAGCTTCGTCTGCAACGAGCTCATGTACGGCCTGCTGCACGGCCTGCGGCGCCGGCCCAAGGTGCCGGCGGGTTTCATCCACCTGCCGCCGCTGCCCGAGCAGGCGGCGCGCCACCCGGCCGGCCGGGCCATGCCGCTGGCCGAGCAGGTGCAGGGCATCGGCCTGGCCATCGGCCTGCTGGCCGCAGGCATTGACGAACTGCACACGCCGGGCGGCCGCCTGAGCTGA
- a CDS encoding hydantoinase B/oxoprolinase family protein produces the protein MTKPLDRWQFWIDRGGTFTDIVARRPDGTLATAKLLSENPEQYADAAVAGIRRLLGLAAHEAITPERVACVKMGTTVATNALLERKGDRTLLVTTRGFADALRIAYQNRPRLFDRRILLPELLYERVVEADERIGADGAVVRPLAEATLRPALQAAFDAGIRACAVVFMHGWRHGAHEAQAGALARELGFSQVSISHQVSPLLKLVPRGDTTVVDAYLSPILRRYVEQVAQQMPGVPLYFMQSSGGLTEARRFQGKDAILSGPAGGIVGMVRTAQALAPDPAGPPVRIIGFDMGGTSTDVSHYAGEFERAFDTEVAGVRMRAPMMSIHTVAAGGGSIIAFDGARLRVGPESAGAKPGPACYRRGGPLAVTDANVMLGRVQPAHFPAVFGASADQPLDREVVVQGFAALAAQVQAATGRATTPEGLAAGALRIAVAGMANAIKRISVARGYDVTGYTLQCFGGAGGQHACAVADALGMRQVLIHPLAGVLSAYGMGLADQIAMREASVERPLDADGLAAARAQLVQLGEAACAEVAGQGVPAARIRLQQRLLLRYQGTDTALAVPLHEATALPALRSAFEAAYRQRFAFLMPDRALVIEAATVEAIGAAETVGAGLALPASGDSADGATGGAMAGATDKATDEATDVAGDAAPSRPAPLARVRMYVAADDGPGEAWREAGLYQREALPAGACIDGPAVLAERNATTVLEPGWQARVGRGGELRLQRVAARATAHALGTTVDPVMLEVFNHLFMNIAEQMGLRLQNTAHSVNIKERLDFSCALFDARGQLIANAPHMPVHLGSMSESIRTVIERNPAMQPGDVYVLNDPYHGGTHLPDVTVVTPVYLAPRAGGTGVEAQPAFYVASRGHHADIGGITPGSVPPFSTTIAEEGVLLDNLLLVRDGRLREAELRALLCAGPWPARNPDQTLADLRAQIAANEKGVQELQAMVAQHGRDTVVAYMGHVQDNAEASVRRVIHTLQDGRFSLPLDNGARIQVAVTVDAAAREATIDFTGTSAQLGNNFNAPKAVTMAAVLYVFRTLVDDDIPLNAGCLKPLKIVVPAGSMLNPLPPAAVVAGNVETSTCVTNALFGALGLLASAQPTMNNFTFGDATHQYYETVAGGAGAGVITDAQGRVVGGFDGSSVVQTHMTNSRLTDPEVLEWRFPVRLEGFAIRRGSGGAGRWQGGDGGVRRVRFLAPMTASILSNGRVHPAFGLAGGAPGAPGINRVERADGTVQALAHIGSVPMAVGDVFVIETPGGGGWGEAP, from the coding sequence ATGACCAAGCCCCTGGACCGCTGGCAGTTCTGGATCGACCGCGGCGGCACCTTCACCGACATCGTCGCGCGCCGCCCCGATGGCACGCTGGCCACGGCCAAGCTGCTCAGCGAGAACCCCGAGCAGTACGCCGATGCCGCGGTGGCGGGCATCCGCCGCCTGCTGGGCCTGGCCGCGCACGAGGCCATCACGCCCGAGCGCGTGGCCTGCGTGAAGATGGGCACCACGGTGGCCACCAATGCGCTGCTCGAGCGCAAGGGCGACCGCACCCTGCTGGTCACCACGCGCGGCTTTGCCGATGCGCTGCGCATCGCCTACCAGAACCGGCCGCGTCTGTTTGACCGCCGCATCCTGCTGCCCGAGCTGCTGTACGAGCGCGTGGTCGAGGCCGACGAGCGCATCGGTGCCGATGGTGCGGTGGTGCGGCCGTTGGCCGAGGCCACGCTGCGCCCGGCGCTGCAGGCCGCGTTCGATGCCGGCATCCGCGCCTGTGCGGTGGTGTTCATGCACGGCTGGCGGCATGGCGCGCACGAGGCCCAGGCCGGCGCGCTGGCGCGCGAGCTCGGCTTCAGCCAGGTCAGCATCAGCCACCAGGTGAGCCCGCTGCTCAAGCTGGTGCCGCGTGGCGACACCACGGTGGTGGATGCCTATCTCTCGCCCATCCTGCGCCGCTATGTCGAGCAGGTGGCGCAGCAGATGCCCGGCGTGCCGCTGTATTTCATGCAGAGCTCGGGCGGGCTCACCGAGGCCCGGCGCTTCCAGGGCAAGGACGCCATCCTGTCGGGCCCGGCTGGCGGCATCGTCGGCATGGTGCGCACCGCCCAGGCCCTGGCGCCCGATCCGGCCGGCCCGCCGGTGCGGATCATCGGCTTCGACATGGGCGGCACTTCCACCGACGTGAGCCACTACGCCGGCGAGTTCGAGCGCGCCTTCGACACCGAGGTGGCCGGCGTGCGCATGCGCGCGCCGATGATGAGCATCCACACCGTGGCGGCCGGCGGCGGCTCGATCATTGCCTTTGATGGCGCGCGCCTGCGCGTGGGCCCCGAATCGGCCGGGGCCAAGCCCGGCCCGGCCTGCTACCGCCGCGGCGGCCCGCTGGCCGTGACCGATGCCAACGTGATGCTCGGCCGCGTGCAGCCGGCGCACTTTCCGGCGGTGTTCGGCGCCAGCGCCGACCAGCCGCTCGACCGCGAGGTGGTGGTGCAGGGCTTTGCCGCGCTGGCCGCCCAGGTGCAGGCCGCCACCGGCCGCGCCACCACGCCCGAGGGCCTGGCCGCCGGCGCGCTGCGCATCGCGGTGGCCGGCATGGCCAACGCCATCAAGCGCATCTCGGTGGCGCGCGGCTACGACGTCACCGGCTACACGCTGCAGTGCTTTGGCGGCGCCGGCGGCCAGCATGCCTGCGCCGTGGCCGACGCCTTGGGCATGCGCCAGGTGCTGATCCATCCGCTGGCCGGCGTGCTCAGTGCCTACGGCATGGGTCTGGCCGACCAGATCGCGATGCGCGAGGCCTCGGTGGAGCGCCCGCTCGACGCTGACGGCCTGGCCGCGGCCCGCGCGCAGCTGGTGCAGCTGGGCGAGGCCGCCTGCGCCGAGGTGGCTGGCCAGGGCGTGCCGGCCGCGCGCATCCGGCTGCAGCAGCGCCTGCTGCTGCGCTACCAGGGCACCGACACCGCACTGGCCGTGCCGCTGCACGAGGCCACCGCGCTGCCGGCGCTGCGCAGCGCCTTCGAGGCCGCCTACCGCCAGCGCTTCGCGTTCCTGATGCCCGACCGGGCGCTGGTCATCGAGGCGGCCACGGTCGAGGCCATCGGCGCCGCCGAGACGGTGGGCGCCGGCCTCGCGCTGCCGGCGTCTGGTGACAGCGCTGACGGCGCCACGGGCGGCGCGATGGCTGGCGCCACGGACAAAGCCACGGACGAAGCCACGGACGTGGCCGGCGACGCCGCGCCCAGCCGGCCCGCACCGCTGGCCCGGGTGCGCATGTACGTGGCGGCCGACGACGGCCCGGGCGAGGCCTGGCGCGAGGCCGGCCTGTACCAGCGCGAGGCCTTGCCGGCGGGGGCCTGCATCGACGGCCCGGCGGTGCTGGCCGAGCGCAACGCCACCACCGTGCTCGAGCCCGGCTGGCAGGCCCGCGTGGGCCGCGGCGGCGAGCTGCGGCTGCAGCGCGTGGCGGCGCGTGCCACGGCGCATGCGCTGGGCACCACGGTCGATCCGGTGATGCTGGAGGTGTTCAACCACCTGTTCATGAACATCGCCGAGCAGATGGGCCTGCGGCTGCAGAACACCGCGCACTCGGTCAACATCAAGGAGCGGCTCGACTTCAGCTGCGCGCTGTTCGATGCCCGGGGCCAGCTGATCGCCAATGCGCCGCACATGCCGGTGCACCTGGGCTCGATGAGCGAGAGCATCCGCACCGTGATCGAGCGCAACCCGGCCATGCAGCCGGGCGACGTGTATGTGCTCAACGACCCCTACCACGGCGGCACCCACCTGCCCGACGTGACCGTGGTCACCCCGGTCTACCTGGCGCCACGGGCCGGCGGCACTGGCGTCGAAGCCCAACCCGCGTTCTACGTGGCCAGCCGCGGCCACCATGCCGACATCGGCGGCATCACGCCGGGCTCGGTGCCACCGTTCAGCACCACCATCGCCGAGGAGGGCGTGCTGCTCGACAACCTGCTGCTGGTGCGCGACGGCCGGCTGCGCGAGGCCGAACTGCGTGCGCTGCTGTGCGCCGGCCCCTGGCCGGCCCGCAACCCCGACCAGACCCTGGCCGACCTGCGCGCCCAGATCGCCGCCAACGAGAAGGGTGTGCAGGAGCTCCAGGCCATGGTGGCGCAGCACGGCCGCGACACCGTGGTGGCCTACATGGGCCATGTGCAGGACAACGCCGAGGCCTCGGTGCGCCGCGTGATCCACACGCTGCAGGACGGCCGCTTCTCGCTGCCGCTGGACAACGGCGCGCGCATCCAGGTGGCGGTCACGGTGGACGCCGCGGCGCGCGAGGCCACGATCGACTTCACCGGCACCAGTGCCCAGCTGGGCAACAACTTCAACGCGCCCAAGGCCGTGACCATGGCCGCCGTGCTGTACGTGTTTCGCACCCTGGTCGACGACGACATCCCGCTCAACGCCGGCTGCCTGAAACCGCTGAAGATCGTGGTGCCCGCCGGCAGCATGCTCAACCCGCTGCCACCGGCCGCGGTGGTGGCCGGCAACGTCGAGACCAGCACCTGCGTCACCAATGCGCTGTTCGGCGCCTTGGGCCTGCTGGCCTCGGCCCAGCCGACGATGAACAACTTCACCTTCGGCGACGCCACGCACCAGTACTACGAGACCGTGGCCGGCGGGGCCGGTGCCGGCGTGATCACCGATGCCCAGGGCCGGGTGGTGGGCGGCTTCGACGGCAGCTCGGTGGTGCAGACCCACATGACCAACTCGCGCCTGACCGACCCCGAGGTGCTGGAATGGCGCTTTCCGGTGCGGCTGGAGGGCTTTGCCATCCGCCGCGGCTCGGGCGGTGCCGGGCGCTGGCAGGGCGGCGATGGCGGCGTGCGGCGTGTGCGCTTTCTGGCGCCGATGACCGCCAGCATCCTCAGCAACGGCCGCGTGCACCCGGCCTTCGGCCTGGCCGGCGGGGCGCCCGGCGCGCCCGGCATCAACCGGGTGGAGCGGGCCGATGGCACGGTGCAGGCGCTGGCCCACATCGGCTCGGTGCCGATGGCGGTGGGCGACGTGTTCGTGATCGAGACGCCCGGTGGCGGCGGCTGGGGCGAGGCGCCATGA